A single Maridesulfovibrio frigidus DSM 17176 DNA region contains:
- a CDS encoding site-specific integrase: MVFENKILPFTKINELGVVRLKCEKDGCSYEYNLGFIGNPLWREEFARSFISLCARRKVHISRRSILSHLKVFMRYLEECQYDTSIPLHEISQQTIETYAVYLHRNYHNLHTCTALLASLLQLLKRLNALHDDNYFSFPIPNNYFTGTRACVEHAKAYSETQLSKVFEALKNRLSSNSILSFKEKWFDSNSYVVGTFRNKDFLDCYYVNYLGKKKDLDFIGISRNSANKKFYKQIRKRFGTVDNYRKLHPKEFLEEKFLGKKMVFVKISSKDIFEILLLAALTTGFNQQVLFDMRRSNWLTKHPFLKDVCLIQAPKFRSKKIYSSAFAEDNVDLIDVLKKYLRVSELLVVRDKQLDFFWVYNGHISNASFFGRTMCQRSNATFVADSGLSDTLKANALSFRRLRATSAEQMLVRFKGDFLKLQQFLNHSCSRTTYTYVENSLDNIHLQELLSANVEKMVCSFVSDDSNTVEEEIETHLQVDKNTTKDLLSGALDTPFAKCKNPYAGVCHGQEKGELCSNYDLLRCLICSNIVVFPTDLYKLFSYSYFKRTQLESGEITPEIFGFYEPLLSFIEEELVVRFNASDVEKMKKKAKEDPYYVHS, encoded by the coding sequence GTGGTTTTTGAAAATAAAATATTGCCATTCACTAAGATTAACGAGTTAGGTGTGGTTCGCCTCAAATGCGAGAAAGACGGGTGTTCTTATGAGTATAACTTGGGGTTCATAGGCAATCCGCTTTGGAGAGAGGAATTTGCTCGCTCATTTATCTCTCTTTGTGCTCGCCGTAAGGTTCACATCTCACGAAGGAGTATTCTTTCTCATCTGAAAGTTTTTATGAGGTACTTGGAAGAGTGTCAGTATGATACATCTATTCCGTTACATGAAATATCACAACAAACAATTGAAACCTATGCCGTTTATCTTCATAGAAATTATCATAATTTGCACACCTGTACTGCGCTTCTTGCGAGTTTACTTCAGTTGTTGAAGCGACTGAATGCATTGCATGACGATAATTATTTTTCGTTTCCGATCCCCAATAATTATTTCACAGGGACTAGAGCATGTGTAGAACATGCAAAAGCATATAGTGAGACTCAACTTTCAAAAGTTTTTGAAGCGCTTAAAAACAGACTCTCTTCTAATTCTATATTGAGTTTTAAAGAAAAGTGGTTTGATTCTAATAGTTATGTTGTTGGAACATTTCGAAATAAAGATTTCCTTGATTGTTACTATGTTAATTATTTGGGTAAAAAAAAGGATCTAGATTTTATAGGTATATCTCGGAATTCTGCGAACAAAAAGTTTTATAAACAAATTCGAAAACGCTTTGGTACGGTTGACAACTATCGTAAGCTTCATCCAAAAGAATTTTTAGAAGAGAAATTTTTGGGAAAAAAAATGGTCTTTGTAAAAATTTCCTCAAAGGATATTTTCGAGATCCTTTTGTTGGCTGCTTTGACAACAGGGTTTAACCAGCAAGTTCTTTTTGACATGCGTAGAAGCAACTGGTTGACTAAACACCCTTTTCTTAAAGATGTTTGCTTGATTCAGGCCCCAAAGTTTCGTTCAAAAAAAATCTATTCATCAGCCTTTGCAGAAGACAACGTAGACTTGATTGATGTTTTAAAAAAATATCTTCGTGTTTCAGAGTTGCTAGTTGTTAGGGATAAGCAGTTAGATTTCTTTTGGGTTTATAATGGACATATCTCAAATGCGAGTTTTTTTGGTCGTACAATGTGCCAACGATCAAATGCAACTTTTGTGGCAGATAGCGGATTGAGCGATACGCTAAAAGCAAATGCTTTGTCGTTTAGAAGGTTACGCGCTACCTCAGCTGAGCAAATGCTTGTTCGGTTTAAGGGAGATTTTCTTAAGCTCCAACAATTCTTAAACCATTCATGTAGCAGAACAACATATACATATGTTGAAAATTCACTTGATAACATTCATCTTCAAGAATTGCTTTCGGCCAATGTCGAAAAAATGGTGTGTAGTTTTGTCAGTGATGATTCCAATACTGTAGAAGAAGAAATAGAAACGCATCTGCAGGTCGATAAAAATACAACTAAAGATCTTCTTTCCGGAGCATTAGATACTCCATTTGCAAAATGCAAAAATCCGTATGCAGGAGTTTGTCATGGGCAGGAAAAAGGAGAGCTTTGCAGTAACTATGATTTGTTGCGATGTTTGATTTGTAGCAATATCGTAGTTTTTCCTACTGATCTCTATAAGTTATTTTCTTACTCTTATTTTAAAAGAACTCAACTTGAGTCCGGTGAAATTACACCTGAGATTTTTGGTTTCTATGAACCACTACTCTCCTTTATCGAAGAAGAATTAGTTGTGCGTTTTAATGCTTCAGATGTTGAAAAGATGAAGAAAAAGGCAAAGGAAGATCCTTATTATGTACATTCATAA
- a CDS encoding AAA family ATPase, with amino-acid sequence MITSIRLIDWKSFADATLYLDPLTVLIGTNASGKSNILDALEFIRRIASGVSVDAALVGSEELPPLRGGRAGAIRHGAKQFSIKLQISIKKHDYEYSISVATEESKVKITAESLYDVNGKKYIMNIEKKKDLNTYVALGKSLLFGQDITLGKPIYVLESVSDFPKHAKNITQITDELCNLFPFKPMPERMRNPTTLSDNLSYNGFNIAGFLANHEDKKKIESKLLKFVTELPEGDITEVWSETIGRTEAKAELYCKESWGNTNEDTIVDANSMSDGTLRFIAILIAVLTMEPGGLIAIEELDNGLHPSRAELLLRSLRELGAKRGVDVLAVTHNPALLNTLGPKGIPFVSVVHRNQQGNSVITLLEDVERLPKLLAGGPLGELVTQGKIQEALQDEDK; translated from the coding sequence ATGATAACCTCAATACGCCTTATTGACTGGAAAAGTTTTGCAGACGCAACACTCTACCTAGATCCACTTACGGTTCTAATTGGAACAAATGCAAGCGGCAAATCGAATATTTTAGATGCCCTTGAATTTATACGGCGAATTGCGTCAGGTGTCAGCGTTGATGCAGCATTAGTGGGATCAGAAGAGCTTCCTCCTTTACGGGGAGGGCGAGCTGGAGCAATTCGTCACGGAGCTAAACAATTCAGCATAAAATTACAAATTTCAATCAAAAAGCATGACTACGAATACTCTATTTCTGTTGCAACAGAAGAAAGCAAAGTGAAAATTACTGCCGAATCATTGTACGATGTGAATGGTAAAAAATACATCATGAATATTGAAAAAAAGAAAGATTTAAACACTTACGTAGCACTAGGTAAATCACTTCTTTTTGGTCAAGATATTACACTTGGTAAGCCTATATATGTTTTAGAATCTGTCTCTGATTTCCCAAAACATGCTAAAAACATTACTCAAATAACCGATGAACTGTGCAATCTATTTCCATTCAAGCCAATGCCGGAGCGAATGAGAAACCCAACAACACTATCAGATAATTTATCATACAATGGATTCAACATTGCAGGATTTCTAGCTAATCATGAAGACAAAAAAAAGATTGAATCGAAACTTCTTAAATTTGTAACGGAATTACCTGAAGGGGACATAACCGAGGTTTGGTCCGAAACAATAGGTCGGACCGAAGCTAAGGCGGAGCTATACTGTAAAGAATCATGGGGAAATACGAACGAAGATACTATCGTAGACGCAAACAGCATGTCTGACGGAACTCTACGTTTTATAGCGATCTTGATTGCGGTGCTAACAATGGAACCCGGCGGATTAATAGCTATTGAAGAGCTTGATAACGGACTACACCCATCTCGAGCAGAATTACTTCTTCGAAGCCTTAGAGAACTTGGGGCAAAGCGCGGAGTTGACGTACTTGCTGTTACGCACAACCCTGCATTACTAAATACACTGGGACCAAAAGGAATTCCGTTTGTTTCAGTCGTCCATAGAAATCAACAAGGCAATAGTGTGATAACATTGCTAGAAGATGTAGAGCGACTTCCAAAACTACTAGCAGGTGGTCCGCTTGGAGAACTTGTTACACAAGGTAAAATTCAAGAAGCCCTACAAGACGAGGACAAGTAA
- a CDS encoding SPFH domain-containing protein produces the protein METFMSPALVAFLVIAIFVVVVILRSVKIVPQKTEVIIERLGKYRVTLGAGFHFLFPFLDRVAYEFSLKEEALDTMPQSCITSDNVGVIIDGLIFIQVQSAKAAAYGIDDYHFAAAQLAQTALRSCVGKLALDKTFEERDTINAKVVEAIDEAATSWGIKVLRYEIKDISPPESVKAAMETQMIAERQKRADIARSEGEKQAIINKAEATKRDEVLKSEGEQARLTNEARGKAEAITMVADATAKAFLVVGETLNSSGGASAASLRVAERYVEAFEKLAKESTTLILPAEAGDVASMVGTAMSVFGKIKGDKSLASPTGEVKRTHTEKFGFSE, from the coding sequence ATGGAAACTTTTATGAGCCCTGCGTTGGTCGCTTTTCTAGTTATTGCTATATTTGTGGTTGTTGTAATTTTAAGGTCTGTAAAAATAGTACCTCAGAAGACTGAAGTAATTATTGAGAGACTTGGTAAATACCGTGTGACCCTCGGCGCGGGATTTCACTTTCTATTTCCTTTTCTCGACAGAGTTGCATACGAATTTTCTCTTAAAGAAGAGGCGTTAGATACTATGCCGCAGAGCTGTATCACCAGTGATAATGTTGGTGTTATTATTGACGGCTTGATTTTTATTCAGGTGCAGAGTGCAAAAGCCGCAGCTTACGGGATTGATGATTATCATTTTGCTGCCGCTCAGCTTGCGCAGACAGCTTTACGTTCTTGTGTAGGTAAACTTGCGCTTGATAAGACTTTTGAGGAGCGTGATACGATTAATGCTAAGGTTGTTGAGGCCATCGATGAAGCTGCTACTTCATGGGGCATTAAGGTGCTACGTTACGAGATTAAAGATATTTCACCGCCGGAAAGTGTAAAGGCTGCAATGGAAACCCAGATGATTGCTGAACGCCAGAAACGCGCTGATATTGCACGCAGTGAAGGTGAAAAGCAGGCGATCATTAATAAGGCGGAAGCTACGAAGCGTGATGAAGTTCTGAAGAGTGAAGGAGAACAGGCAAGACTTACGAATGAAGCCCGTGGTAAGGCTGAAGCAATTACAATGGTTGCGGATGCAACAGCAAAGGCTTTTCTAGTTGTTGGTGAAACTTTGAATTCATCAGGTGGAGCCAGCGCCGCATCATTGCGTGTAGCAGAGCGTTATGTAGAGGCTTTTGAGAAGCTAGCGAAGGAATCCACAACCCTTATTCTTCCTGCTGAAGCAGGCGATGTGGCATCTATGGTAGGAACAGCCATGAGCGTTTTTGGCAAGATCAAAGGCGATAAAAGCTTAGCCTCACCAACGGGTGAAGTAAAAAGAACTCACACTGAAAAATTTGGGTTTAGCGAGTAG
- a CDS encoding site-specific integrase, with the protein MYIHNHIVKQIDTEEDLACLFLDLGGQKVTDHSFFNDDRWIFDDKVQDRNTLNFHKIKNIHMRRAVKEAVFCEMLFPASSKNKKPSTLSILCVNIRVFVAYLCSESIYRFEDVTKYDFDKYVKNRVRYCNENGLYRDGLSSRLFGIELLYFHGARITDSLQFDPFSGCGVWEYCAQLLPKRKNKKATAELPAQVAKGIFDQCIYYLDQSFQILTHSENYLSFFLDELHKYQKGEIKALRRESAVRHYKRWIEVEKISVPKYKPQRQLGLLHLSCLILIQLFTGMRRSELLALPRGGLAKVENNTKLPLYSIEGFLFKTNYTPKPVKWYCPEIVAKAYRVVEKIAELLCPESERLVVISKDLRIFSKMMGNDRICASSYNNGLKYFVKKHRIIDESGELWPIKSHQFRKTYARIMTDYGCDIGLLRLQLKHKTIDMTAEYGDPDLMRLVNEVKSGLQTTNIELLLNNPQAVAGHGRIKIDEWAKTFNGLSSERKKKDFIRGLAATLTIQSNGIGVCVTDPSRETKCNGAAFGSCDPTCQHLVVPMHTHKRIYDDAISQIKYLLNHRVQNELQRVQLQADLKHYEDVAKEWGK; encoded by the coding sequence ATGTACATTCATAATCACATAGTTAAACAGATAGATACCGAAGAAGATTTAGCTTGCCTATTTCTAGACTTAGGCGGTCAAAAGGTAACTGATCACTCTTTCTTTAATGATGACCGTTGGATTTTTGATGATAAAGTGCAAGACAGGAATACATTAAATTTTCATAAAATAAAAAATATACATATGAGAAGAGCTGTGAAAGAAGCTGTGTTTTGTGAAATGCTGTTTCCTGCTTCTTCAAAAAATAAAAAACCATCCACATTAAGTATATTGTGCGTGAATATCCGGGTTTTTGTGGCTTATTTGTGCTCAGAATCTATTTATAGATTTGAAGATGTTACAAAGTATGATTTCGATAAATATGTTAAAAATCGTGTTCGATATTGTAATGAAAACGGGCTGTATCGTGATGGATTGTCCAGCAGGCTGTTTGGCATTGAGCTTCTGTATTTTCATGGGGCAAGAATAACTGATTCCTTACAGTTTGACCCTTTTAGTGGATGTGGGGTTTGGGAATATTGTGCGCAACTTCTTCCTAAACGAAAAAACAAAAAGGCAACGGCTGAACTTCCTGCTCAAGTGGCAAAGGGGATTTTTGATCAGTGTATTTATTATTTAGATCAATCTTTCCAAATCTTAACGCACTCTGAGAACTATTTGTCATTCTTCCTAGATGAGCTCCATAAGTACCAAAAGGGCGAAATTAAAGCTTTAAGGAGAGAGAGTGCTGTCCGTCACTATAAACGATGGATTGAAGTTGAAAAAATCTCAGTTCCTAAATATAAACCACAGCGCCAACTAGGGCTATTGCATCTGTCTTGTTTGATTCTTATCCAGCTTTTTACAGGTATGCGTCGATCAGAATTACTTGCTCTTCCTAGAGGAGGTTTGGCGAAGGTTGAAAACAATACAAAATTACCACTTTATTCGATTGAAGGATTTCTTTTTAAGACCAACTACACTCCCAAACCAGTTAAGTGGTATTGTCCTGAAATTGTCGCAAAAGCCTATAGAGTTGTTGAGAAAATTGCCGAATTGTTATGCCCAGAATCAGAGCGACTTGTCGTGATCTCAAAAGATTTGCGGATTTTTTCAAAAATGATGGGGAACGATAGAATATGTGCGTCTTCTTATAATAACGGGCTTAAATATTTTGTAAAAAAACACAGGATCATTGATGAAAGTGGAGAGTTGTGGCCGATAAAATCTCATCAATTTAGGAAGACGTATGCTCGTATTATGACTGATTATGGATGTGATATCGGCCTCTTGCGACTCCAGCTAAAACACAAAACCATCGATATGACCGCTGAATATGGCGACCCTGATCTAATGCGATTGGTAAATGAAGTGAAGTCTGGTCTTCAAACTACAAATATTGAACTTCTTCTTAATAACCCCCAAGCTGTTGCAGGGCATGGACGGATAAAAATTGATGAGTGGGCAAAGACGTTCAATGGGCTGAGTTCCGAAAGGAAGAAAAAAGATTTCATTAGAGGATTAGCTGCCACTCTTACTATTCAAAGTAATGGAATAGGTGTCTGTGTAACTGATCCCTCGCGCGAAACAAAATGCAACGGTGCAGCTTTTGGATCATGTGATCCTACTTGCCAACATCTTGTTGTTCCTATGCACACTCATAAGCGGATTTATGATGACGCTATCAGCCAGATAAAATATCTACTTAATCATAGAGTTCAGAACGAGCTTCAGAGAGTTCAGCTGCAAGCGGATTTAAAACACTATGAAGATGTTGCTAAGGAGTGGGGTAAATGA
- a CDS encoding tyrosine-type recombinase/integrase — translation MAFYQKMGVVFKGSSVTAFRDLPDDLPFLFSPRFEPYTEFNRYMAYKATGSWPSQNSWIAAAQAYRHFLSWMEGAGLEWDEVRFRHLVNFRDSLVQSGLKSSSVNNRLVFVHQFYKWVANIGVVGAFSFNFNDLKVTDRVQQGMVKFLEKEEAVKFIRSFEYVFKDSFVCRQNSLMATIMLSVGLRRAEVVTLSIDKIPVFDPSRKFQYSEILGKGNKFRAVMWPSQVLSSIEKFITYYRRPLVEQFESGVDGYADKNDLFLSTKTGQIYHPNSVDSFFRKVSKASGIKCTPHMLRHTYATYWLKVNGVTDSNVIRLRNLLGHSHADTTFDYVHTMERLVFHDESSDWANDVAEKVGL, via the coding sequence GTGGCTTTTTATCAAAAAATGGGCGTTGTTTTTAAAGGTTCTAGTGTCACTGCATTTCGTGATCTGCCTGACGATCTTCCTTTCTTGTTTAGTCCTAGATTTGAGCCTTATACGGAATTTAATCGATATATGGCTTATAAGGCGACTGGCTCGTGGCCTTCGCAAAATTCTTGGATTGCGGCAGCTCAGGCATATAGACATTTTTTGTCATGGATGGAAGGTGCAGGGCTTGAGTGGGATGAAGTTAGGTTTAGACATTTAGTTAATTTTAGAGATTCTCTTGTCCAGTCTGGGCTCAAATCTAGCTCTGTGAATAATCGGCTTGTGTTTGTCCATCAGTTTTACAAATGGGTGGCAAATATTGGTGTCGTCGGAGCATTCTCTTTTAATTTTAACGATCTCAAAGTGACCGACAGGGTTCAACAAGGGATGGTGAAATTCTTAGAAAAGGAAGAGGCTGTAAAATTTATAAGATCGTTTGAATATGTCTTTAAGGATAGTTTTGTTTGTAGACAGAATTCATTGATGGCTACTATCATGCTTAGTGTTGGCTTGCGGCGGGCTGAAGTAGTCACTCTTTCTATTGACAAAATTCCTGTATTTGATCCATCAAGAAAATTTCAATACAGTGAAATTCTTGGAAAAGGAAATAAGTTCCGTGCTGTTATGTGGCCCTCACAGGTTTTGAGTTCTATAGAGAAGTTTATTACATACTATCGCAGGCCCTTGGTTGAGCAGTTTGAAAGTGGTGTGGACGGATATGCGGATAAGAATGATTTGTTTTTGAGCACTAAAACAGGGCAAATCTATCACCCCAATTCTGTGGATTCTTTTTTTCGAAAAGTCTCGAAAGCTAGCGGGATCAAGTGCACCCCTCATATGTTGCGACATACTTATGCAACGTACTGGCTCAAGGTTAATGGGGTGACAGATTCCAATGTTATTCGCCTTAGAAATCTTTTGGGTCATTCTCATGCAGATACAACGTTTGATTACGTTCATACAATGGAGAGATTGGTTTTTCACGATGAGAGCAGTGATTGGGCTAATGATGTGGCCGAAAAAGTGGGGTTGTAG
- a CDS encoding NfeD family protein, protein MGNYPLWLMWLVGGIFLAMLELAVPGMVIIFFSLGCFAAAVVAAFVSEIVSVQIAVFCVASVFSLVVLRKVFMNWFQGQTSAKVSGDLEDSPDGALAEASKDFPENGYGQIRYRGSFWKAVADSGQSISAGEPVKIISWVDKRKTAFLVTKSINA, encoded by the coding sequence TTGGGAAATTATCCATTATGGTTAATGTGGCTGGTAGGCGGAATTTTTTTAGCCATGTTGGAACTTGCTGTTCCTGGAATGGTTATAATATTTTTCAGTTTGGGATGTTTTGCTGCGGCTGTTGTAGCTGCTTTTGTCAGTGAAATAGTCTCTGTGCAGATTGCCGTGTTTTGTGTTGCCTCAGTCTTTTCTCTTGTTGTTCTCCGCAAGGTGTTTATGAACTGGTTTCAAGGGCAGACTTCTGCTAAAGTCAGTGGTGATCTTGAAGATTCTCCTGATGGAGCGCTTGCAGAAGCCAGCAAAGATTTTCCTGAAAATGGATATGGGCAGATCAGATACCGTGGTTCGTTTTGGAAGGCTGTCGCTGATTCTGGACAATCGATTTCAGCAGGGGAACCTGTTAAAATAATATCGTGGGTAGATAAACGCAAAACTGCTTTTCTGGTTACCAAATCTATTAATGCATAG